In Aquiflexum balticum DSM 16537, a single genomic region encodes these proteins:
- a CDS encoding polysaccharide biosynthesis/export family protein, with protein MVRKLISYLIYIGIFIITFSCIPNKKVIYYQNLEGNTPIEDGELISYELPEYRLQYNDIIDIQIQTVEDILENGLSSKIQNEGNNAVFGQIAQTGGDVYYMTGYTIDKNGFIRMPLLGELKVNDMTLEEVRILVENEIKTYVTSEIFVRVKLGGIRFSSLGEFRRPGKYVVLQDRLTIFEAIAQAGDMTTVAKRDEILLIRQYPEGTRIHRINLNDRQIVKTPFYFIQPNDQIYAEPLKVKEVGAGDSSAQTIALVISSVTAMVLILNLILN; from the coding sequence ATGGTAAGGAAATTAATTTCCTATTTAATCTATATAGGTATCTTCATAATTACCTTTTCATGCATACCCAACAAAAAGGTAATTTACTATCAGAATCTGGAAGGAAATACCCCGATTGAGGATGGCGAACTGATAAGTTATGAACTTCCCGAATACCGCCTACAATACAATGATATCATAGATATTCAGATTCAGACGGTAGAAGATATTCTAGAAAACGGATTATCTTCAAAAATTCAAAACGAAGGTAATAATGCGGTTTTTGGTCAAATTGCCCAAACTGGGGGAGACGTCTATTATATGACCGGATATACGATTGACAAAAATGGTTTTATCAGAATGCCTTTGTTGGGTGAATTGAAAGTGAATGATATGACCTTGGAGGAGGTTAGAATATTGGTCGAAAATGAAATTAAAACTTATGTAACTTCAGAGATCTTTGTAAGGGTAAAACTAGGAGGAATAAGGTTTTCTTCTTTGGGAGAATTCAGAAGACCCGGCAAATATGTTGTATTACAGGATAGATTGACGATTTTCGAGGCAATTGCCCAGGCAGGTGATATGACTACTGTTGCCAAAAGAGACGAGATATTATTGATACGACAATATCCTGAGGGCACAAGAATCCATAGGATCAATTTAAATGACAGACAGATTGTGAAGACCCCTTTTTATTTCATACAGCCTAATGATCAGATTTATGCTGAACCATTAAAAGTAAAAGAAGTTGGAGCAGGAGACAGTTCTGCGCAAACTATTGCATTGGTGATTTCGTCTGTTACAGCAATGGTTTTGATTCTTAATTTAATTCTTAATTGA
- a CDS encoding GumC family protein, protein MQKNNPYPFIPDPFLPHDEEDVELKVVLFNYLKFWPFILASILVCLMSAFLFNRYATPIYKVQSTVIVEDESQALGTDLFQAAGLLPIKSNVENEIGILKSYALSAEAIEVLGLDVFYFEDEFFTLNRIYSNPPVLINVDWSHKQPVAGKFNIEVFDENHFNIEMDDSEFDIFNPKDPFYKEKTKNLPEFKATYTFGETIENEFIKITVENNTAKKGDRILFELFDTPSLALLLREKVDVSPINKQSSVLNISFETPVRKMGEDYINMLMEVYLQRELKEKNKAAENTIRFIEDQLSGITDSLTFFEGRLERYRSENRTFNLSQEGSQIFARLQELEKDKSVAEINLKYFQSLQNYIINDDTDGLMIPSVSDSTDPVLQALVVTLNDLQAEKLRLSYNFSEQAPVIREINNQIKNTKRALQENVTSFLNNTNTYLQEVNTQIRKVEREINVLPETERRLLGIQRKFSVNENIYLYLLQKRAESEILKASNMPKNAILDNAMAGQKPVFPRKIINLIIGMSIGLFFSIGYIAVRDFLNTKIEDPKELERMIKTPLIGMIGRNKDNDPRPVLNNPRSSVTESFRNIRADMSYLSPNKEHLTILFTSSISGEGKTFASINMASVYSLLGKKTLLIGLDLRKPKIAEDFSLTNDIGMSTCLSKGIAWQDVVKHTQYDNLDVILSGPVPPNPAELLLQAKFSKIMSEIKEAYEVIILDCPPAGLVSETKELFKFADVNFYIFRQAFSHKNNIQVLNNLIEKGGIEKVYAILNDVHIDRGYGFGYGYGYGYGYSGQHGYHDEIQAPWWKRALWRR, encoded by the coding sequence ATGCAAAAAAATAATCCCTATCCTTTTATTCCTGATCCCTTCCTGCCCCATGATGAGGAAGATGTTGAATTGAAAGTCGTTCTATTCAATTACCTTAAATTTTGGCCATTTATTTTGGCCAGTATTCTGGTTTGTCTTATGAGTGCATTTCTTTTCAATAGGTATGCTACTCCTATATACAAAGTACAATCTACTGTGATCGTCGAAGATGAGTCTCAGGCTCTTGGAACTGATCTTTTTCAAGCTGCAGGATTACTGCCTATCAAAAGTAATGTTGAAAATGAAATAGGGATTTTGAAATCTTATGCGCTTTCGGCAGAGGCTATTGAAGTCTTGGGACTAGATGTTTTTTATTTCGAAGATGAATTTTTTACATTAAACCGGATATACTCCAACCCTCCTGTTTTGATAAATGTGGATTGGTCTCATAAGCAACCTGTCGCCGGAAAATTCAATATCGAGGTATTTGATGAAAACCATTTTAACATTGAAATGGACGACAGTGAATTTGATATTTTTAATCCAAAAGATCCATTTTATAAAGAAAAAACCAAAAATCTACCTGAATTTAAAGCCACATATACTTTCGGGGAAACGATTGAGAATGAATTTATTAAAATCACCGTTGAAAATAATACAGCTAAAAAGGGAGATAGGATTTTGTTTGAATTGTTTGATACTCCTTCTCTGGCATTGCTGCTCAGAGAAAAAGTCGACGTTTCCCCAATCAATAAGCAATCCTCTGTTCTGAATATTTCATTCGAAACCCCGGTTCGGAAAATGGGTGAAGATTATATCAATATGCTTATGGAAGTTTACCTCCAGAGAGAATTGAAAGAAAAGAACAAAGCAGCTGAAAACACAATCAGATTTATTGAAGATCAATTGAGCGGGATTACGGATTCCCTCACTTTTTTTGAGGGAAGATTGGAGCGCTACAGGTCTGAGAACAGGACTTTTAATTTGAGTCAGGAAGGTTCCCAGATTTTTGCCAGACTACAGGAACTTGAAAAAGACAAATCCGTTGCTGAAATCAACTTGAAATACTTTCAAAGCCTTCAAAATTATATTATCAATGACGACACTGATGGACTGATGATTCCTTCGGTTTCTGACAGTACAGATCCTGTGCTACAGGCTTTGGTAGTGACTCTAAATGATTTACAGGCAGAAAAATTGAGACTGTCCTATAATTTTTCCGAGCAGGCACCGGTAATCCGGGAAATCAATAATCAAATTAAAAATACAAAAAGAGCTCTTCAGGAAAATGTCACTTCTTTTCTCAATAATACCAATACCTATCTTCAAGAGGTCAATACTCAAATCCGTAAGGTGGAAAGGGAGATCAATGTGCTGCCGGAAACGGAGAGAAGGCTTTTGGGAATACAAAGGAAATTTTCAGTAAATGAAAATATCTATCTTTATCTGTTGCAGAAAAGAGCTGAATCTGAAATCCTTAAAGCCTCCAATATGCCCAAAAATGCCATATTGGATAATGCAATGGCCGGACAGAAACCTGTATTTCCTAGGAAAATAATCAACTTGATCATAGGAATGTCCATCGGGTTGTTTTTCTCCATCGGATATATCGCTGTCAGGGATTTTTTGAATACAAAAATTGAAGATCCCAAGGAGTTGGAAAGAATGATCAAAACACCATTGATCGGAATGATCGGAAGGAATAAAGACAATGATCCCAGGCCGGTATTGAATAATCCAAGATCATCCGTAACGGAGTCTTTTAGAAACATCAGGGCTGATATGTCCTATCTGAGTCCAAACAAAGAGCATCTCACCATACTTTTTACATCCAGCATTTCAGGAGAAGGCAAAACCTTTGCCTCTATCAATATGGCTTCTGTATATTCTCTCTTGGGAAAGAAAACCCTTTTGATAGGGTTGGACCTAAGGAAACCAAAAATTGCAGAAGATTTTAGTCTCACCAATGACATAGGGATGAGTACCTGTCTCAGCAAAGGAATTGCATGGCAAGATGTAGTAAAACATACCCAATATGATAATTTGGATGTAATACTTTCAGGACCGGTTCCACCCAATCCAGCCGAATTATTGCTGCAGGCAAAATTTTCCAAAATTATGTCTGAAATCAAAGAGGCCTACGAAGTGATTATATTGGATTGCCCTCCAGCAGGGCTGGTTTCTGAAACTAAAGAACTTTTTAAATTTGCTGATGTGAATTTCTATATTTTCAGACAGGCGTTCTCTCATAAAAACAATATTCAGGTTTTGAATAATCTGATTGAAAAAGGAGGAATCGAAAAAGTTTACGCTATACTCAATGACGTCCATATTGATAGAGGATATGGGTTTGGCTATGGATACGGTTATGGCTATGGTTATTCAGGACAGCATGGTTACCATGATGAAATCCAAGCTCCTTGGTGGAAAAGGGCATTGTGGAGAAGGTGA
- a CDS encoding DegT/DnrJ/EryC1/StrS family aminotransferase, translated as MKKIQMVDLQSQYDKIKSEIDASIQEVIDQSAFINGPQVRLFSEELREYLDVESVITCGNGTDGLQIAMMALDFKPGDELIVPAFTYIAAVEVIAVLGLVPVFVDVNPHTFLIDINKIEEKISHKTVAIIPVHLFGQCADMENLLRLADKHGLKIIEDAAQSIGSKYTFSDGRVAQSGTMGNIGVTSFFPSKNLGCFGDGGAMMTNKPELAERMRMIASHGQKRKYIHDAIGVNSRLDTLQAAILRVKLKYLNGYIQSRNQVAKKYDAAFKNHPNLQIPKRMNQSSHVFHQYTLILKDITRESFSKYLAEKGVPTMVYYPLPVHFQEAYRFLGYKKGDFPVAEVLCQEVISLPMHTEMEEEQQSYVIESINSFFE; from the coding sequence ATGAAGAAAATACAGATGGTGGACCTTCAGTCCCAATATGATAAGATCAAATCTGAGATTGATGCTTCCATCCAGGAAGTAATTGACCAATCTGCTTTTATTAATGGACCACAGGTAAGGTTGTTCTCGGAAGAACTTAGAGAATATCTTGACGTGGAATCTGTCATTACATGTGGAAATGGTACTGATGGTCTTCAAATTGCCATGATGGCATTGGATTTCAAACCGGGGGATGAATTGATTGTGCCCGCGTTCACCTATATAGCCGCAGTGGAAGTGATTGCAGTTTTAGGATTAGTTCCCGTCTTTGTTGATGTTAACCCCCACACTTTTTTGATCGATATCAACAAAATTGAAGAAAAAATATCCCATAAAACTGTAGCCATAATTCCGGTACATTTGTTTGGTCAGTGCGCTGATATGGAAAACTTATTAAGATTGGCAGATAAACATGGCTTAAAAATCATAGAAGATGCTGCCCAATCCATAGGGTCAAAATATACCTTTTCAGATGGAAGGGTAGCACAATCCGGAACGATGGGGAATATCGGGGTCACCTCTTTTTTCCCTTCCAAAAATCTTGGTTGCTTTGGGGATGGGGGCGCAATGATGACCAATAAACCTGAGTTGGCCGAAAGGATGAGAATGATCGCAAGTCATGGACAAAAGAGAAAATACATCCATGATGCTATTGGTGTCAATTCAAGATTGGATACTTTGCAAGCGGCTATCTTGCGGGTTAAATTAAAATATTTGAATGGGTATATTCAGTCTAGGAATCAGGTAGCTAAAAAATATGATGCAGCTTTTAAAAACCACCCCAACCTGCAAATTCCAAAGAGGATGAATCAGTCATCCCATGTATTCCATCAATATACCTTGATTTTGAAAGATATTACAAGGGAATCGTTTTCAAAATATCTAGCCGAAAAGGGAGTACCCACCATGGTTTATTATCCTTTACCTGTCCATTTTCAGGAAGCCTATAGATTCTTGGGATATAAAAAAGGTGATTTTCCAGTAGCCGAAGTATTGTGTCAAGAGGTGATTTCTCTGCCCATGCATACTGAAATGGAGGAAGAACAGCAGTCTTATGTCATTGAATCAATAAACAGTTTTTTTGAATGA
- a CDS encoding acyltransferase: MKAYFAHETAVIDEGCQIGAGTKIWHFSHIMPNSQIGENCNIGQNVVVSPEVVLGNNVKVQNNVSIYTGVTCEDDVFLGPSMVFTNVTNPRSAINRRGQYTKTHVGKGATIGANATVVCGNDIGQYAFIGAGAVITKSVPPYALVVGNPARQIGWMSENGYKLVFNKDSRAVCPESGDEYALRNGKVSRLNKTDTE; the protein is encoded by the coding sequence ATGAAGGCATATTTTGCACATGAAACAGCGGTAATAGATGAAGGTTGCCAAATCGGGGCGGGGACCAAAATCTGGCATTTTTCCCATATCATGCCAAATTCGCAAATAGGGGAAAACTGTAATATTGGCCAAAATGTGGTTGTTTCCCCTGAAGTGGTTTTGGGCAATAATGTAAAGGTTCAGAATAATGTATCCATCTACACAGGGGTAACCTGCGAAGACGATGTTTTTCTTGGACCTTCCATGGTATTTACCAATGTTACCAACCCAAGGTCAGCCATAAATAGAAGAGGCCAGTATACCAAGACCCATGTAGGCAAAGGCGCTACTATTGGAGCAAATGCTACTGTGGTCTGTGGCAATGATATCGGACAGTATGCTTTTATCGGTGCAGGTGCAGTCATCACCAAATCCGTTCCTCCTTATGCTTTGGTTGTAGGTAACCCGGCTAGGCAGATTGGTTGGATGAGTGAAAATGGGTATAAATTGGTTTTTAATAAGGATAGTAGAGCAGTTTGTCCGGAATCGGGTGATGAATATGCTTTAAGAAATGGAAAAGTTTCTAGACTTAATAAAACTGATACGGAATGA
- a CDS encoding Gfo/Idh/MocA family protein produces the protein MKKFALIGAAGFIAPRHMKAIKETGNQLVAAYDKFDSVGIMDSYFPVADFFTEFERFDRYVEKLKRSENKIDMVSVCSPNYLHDAHIRFGLRIGADIICEKPLVLNPWNIDGLKLVEEESGAKVYNILQLRLHPAIIALKKRIKEGPKDKVYDVDLTYISSRGNWYYSSWKGDESKSGGIATNIGIHFFDMLVWVFGKVKSNIVHIKTHDRVAGLLELEKGNVRWFLSINENTLPESIQKKGLSIYRSITLEGEEIEFSDGFVDLHTESYKQILAGYGFGLEEARSSIEIVHDIRQQKEIGLKGDYHPFARLPLAEHPFI, from the coding sequence ATGAAAAAATTTGCATTGATAGGTGCTGCAGGATTTATTGCTCCAAGGCACATGAAAGCGATTAAAGAAACCGGGAATCAATTGGTGGCTGCTTATGATAAATTTGACTCAGTTGGCATTATGGACAGCTATTTCCCTGTGGCTGATTTTTTCACAGAGTTTGAGCGCTTTGACCGCTATGTGGAAAAACTCAAAAGGTCAGAAAATAAAATTGATATGGTCAGTGTTTGTTCACCAAATTACCTGCATGATGCCCATATACGTTTCGGTTTGAGGATTGGGGCGGATATCATCTGTGAAAAACCCTTGGTGTTGAATCCTTGGAATATTGATGGGCTGAAATTGGTAGAGGAAGAGTCGGGAGCCAAGGTATACAATATCCTGCAATTGAGGCTTCATCCGGCTATTATTGCTTTGAAAAAAAGAATTAAAGAAGGGCCTAAAGATAAAGTATACGATGTAGATCTGACTTATATTTCTTCCAGGGGAAATTGGTACTACAGCTCTTGGAAAGGAGATGAAAGCAAATCAGGAGGCATAGCAACCAATATTGGAATCCACTTTTTTGATATGTTGGTTTGGGTATTCGGAAAAGTGAAATCCAATATAGTCCATATCAAAACCCATGATCGAGTAGCAGGTTTGTTGGAATTGGAAAAGGGCAATGTCAGGTGGTTTTTGAGTATTAATGAAAATACCTTGCCGGAATCCATTCAAAAAAAAGGATTGAGTATATATAGGTCCATTACCCTCGAAGGGGAGGAGATTGAATTCAGCGATGGCTTTGTTGACCTCCATACAGAAAGTTATAAGCAGATATTGGCAGGTTACGGGTTCGGATTGGAAGAGGCCAGAAGTTCTATAGAAATTGTCCATGATATCAGGCAGCAAAAAGAGATCGGATTGAAAGGTGATTATCATCCTTTTGCGAGATTGCCTTTGGCGGAGCATCCTTTTATTTGA
- a CDS encoding lipopolysaccharide biosynthesis protein, whose protein sequence is MIRKLLKNDYLKNILTIAGGVFATQFLTVLLSPVLTRIYSPETFGIITIFLSVVNVLSVIVTFRYENVLVISSKDEDIKSLIGYLVFFILISLSFLGLFITLTPLTFFSFLFKKEYLTWIYLVPLLVGLNAFFYVFRNWLNRKKLYRKIALGGIFKSLILNSILVFGGIWSPKPEVFLFANILAQLTETFYLFYKTHQLEGGLFKGFDLSEGWIIVKENINFPKYSLPADIINVYTSQNPIVLLTAFYGLTPVGYFSVTQRVLGFPLKLVASSTLEVFKQKASEEFNSIGDCRGTFVRTFKYLSFIAIIPTVLIAIFSPILFEWIFGAEWEQAGYYARYLSIMFFFQFSVSPLGYTLLIAGKQKLNLIWQTVLLLVTSAAIVVGYFNESADQSVLLYSMAYSIMYILYFFISLSSATSKK, encoded by the coding sequence ATGATAAGAAAACTCTTAAAAAATGATTATTTAAAGAATATTTTAACCATTGCGGGAGGAGTATTTGCGACACAATTTTTGACAGTTTTACTTTCACCTGTTTTAACTAGGATTTATTCACCTGAGACTTTTGGGATAATTACCATTTTTTTGTCTGTTGTTAATGTATTATCTGTTATTGTGACATTTAGGTATGAAAATGTTCTAGTGATTAGCAGTAAAGATGAAGATATCAAAAGCCTTATAGGCTATTTAGTTTTTTTTATTTTAATTTCTTTGTCATTTCTTGGTTTATTTATAACCCTAACACCCCTTACATTCTTTTCATTTCTTTTTAAAAAGGAATATCTCACCTGGATATACCTTGTTCCTTTGCTAGTCGGATTGAATGCTTTTTTTTATGTTTTCAGGAATTGGCTCAACAGGAAGAAACTTTATCGAAAAATTGCTTTAGGTGGGATCTTCAAATCACTTATTTTAAACAGTATATTGGTATTTGGTGGAATTTGGAGTCCAAAACCTGAAGTCTTCCTTTTTGCCAACATATTAGCACAGCTAACAGAAACTTTTTATTTATTTTACAAAACCCATCAGTTAGAAGGAGGATTGTTCAAAGGATTTGACCTGTCGGAAGGGTGGATTATAGTCAAGGAAAACATCAACTTTCCCAAATATTCTTTGCCGGCAGATATTATCAATGTTTACACTTCCCAAAATCCAATTGTACTTTTGACAGCTTTCTATGGATTGACTCCAGTTGGTTATTTTTCGGTTACACAGAGGGTTTTAGGTTTCCCACTAAAGCTAGTGGCGTCATCAACTTTAGAGGTTTTCAAGCAAAAAGCATCAGAGGAATTCAACAGTATAGGAGATTGTCGAGGAACATTTGTTAGAACATTCAAATATCTTTCATTTATTGCGATCATACCGACGGTATTGATTGCGATATTTTCACCTATTTTATTCGAATGGATTTTTGGTGCAGAATGGGAACAAGCTGGATATTATGCGAGATATTTGTCCATCATGTTTTTTTTTCAGTTTTCAGTAAGCCCTTTAGGTTATACTTTATTGATAGCTGGAAAACAAAAGCTAAATCTAATATGGCAAACTGTCTTACTTTTGGTTACTTCTGCTGCAATAGTGGTTGGATATTTTAACGAATCAGCCGACCAAAGTGTATTGCTTTATAGTATGGCATATTCAATTATGTATATTCTTTATTTTTTTATTTCCTTGTCGTCTGCTACCTCCAAAAAGTAA
- a CDS encoding O-antigen ligase family protein codes for MASLFLSHKTYRENFILVGLILFKSTQASVLAFVPETTVMALIYASWVFYKRRLKVDNFIFILIYIYLALNLYYFISFKENDFFLSIYILIKMIYAYLTIKCVGASFFSIFEKITYYLALISLPLFIFQLLNYDLLFRLVGILQNNILYLEFRNDRFANFFIFTMESHGSILRNSGFAWEPKGFANFLVLAMLINLLNNNFKINRRFLIFSIALLTTTSTTGFIIAFAILPQIYIINVKRINKIVLLPVLIFVLIFVLNLDLGYKKIDKEIAGRYEYKELLEDAREFETRSLGRFPSFIVDFNDFIKRPIFGYGFNATERTQSEYTKLVRVNGISDLLAIYGLFGFLLISIAHYKSLNNYLRYYRLKGKALIFLMFAFIYFASTLTSHPFWMMFYFFYLIKLNPLELPLLNKIVFNEKDIDFSLHRSKDGSKALQTN; via the coding sequence ATGGCAAGTTTGTTTTTGAGTCATAAAACTTACAGAGAAAACTTCATTCTAGTAGGCTTGATCTTATTTAAGAGTACACAGGCCTCTGTATTAGCCTTTGTCCCAGAAACAACTGTAATGGCATTAATTTATGCTAGTTGGGTTTTTTATAAGAGGAGGTTGAAAGTTGATAATTTTATTTTTATTTTGATTTACATCTATTTAGCATTAAATCTATATTATTTTATTTCTTTTAAAGAGAATGATTTTTTTCTTAGCATTTATATTCTGATTAAAATGATTTACGCTTATTTAACTATTAAATGTGTTGGAGCAAGTTTTTTTTCAATTTTTGAAAAAATCACCTATTATCTTGCTTTGATAAGCCTTCCATTATTCATTTTTCAATTATTGAATTACGACCTTTTATTTAGGTTAGTAGGAATTCTTCAAAACAACATACTTTATCTGGAATTTAGGAATGACAGGTTTGCCAACTTTTTCATATTTACAATGGAAAGCCATGGTTCAATATTAAGGAATTCCGGATTCGCTTGGGAACCAAAGGGTTTTGCAAATTTTCTAGTTCTAGCAATGCTTATAAATCTATTAAATAATAATTTCAAGATAAATAGACGTTTTTTAATTTTTAGTATCGCATTGTTGACAACGACATCGACAACAGGTTTTATCATCGCTTTTGCAATTCTACCACAAATTTATATTATTAATGTTAAGAGGATCAATAAAATAGTCTTGTTACCTGTTTTGATTTTTGTTTTGATTTTTGTTTTGAACTTAGATTTGGGATATAAAAAAATTGATAAAGAAATCGCTGGTAGATATGAATATAAAGAATTGTTGGAGGATGCTAGAGAGTTTGAGACAAGATCATTAGGGAGATTTCCTTCTTTTATAGTTGATTTCAATGATTTTATTAAGCGTCCAATTTTCGGTTATGGGTTTAATGCCACAGAGAGGACCCAAAGTGAATATACTAAACTTGTCAGAGTCAACGGAATTTCCGACCTGTTGGCAATTTATGGTTTGTTTGGTTTCCTTTTAATATCCATTGCTCATTATAAAAGCTTAAATAATTACCTGAGATATTATCGACTAAAAGGTAAAGCACTAATTTTTTTAATGTTTGCATTCATTTATTTTGCTTCAACTTTGACTTCTCATCCATTTTGGATGATGTTTTATTTCTTCTACCTAATCAAGTTAAATCCACTTGAATTACCCTTGCTTAATAAAATAGTTTTTAATGAAAAGGATATTGATTTTAGCCTACACAGATCTAAAGATGGATCCAAGGCCTTACAGACAAATTAA
- a CDS encoding glycosyltransferase family protein, translating to MKRILILAYTDLKMDPRPYRQIKSLGNDFEVHSAGTSKAGIEYQFHLIKKRSFINELINLPMLKFGFYDSFYWDKAKNRFCLEMKNISFDLVIAHEIRLVPLAIKIAGSAPVILDAHEYSPLNFDDDPFWRFFYKDYYIFLCSKFIPKVQQMITVSKGIVQEYKKNFLVEPVLVTNACEFKDLKPNPVGSKIKLLHHGIVSSSRSLEIMLDMMDFLNSDFELYLMLVFRDSTRFHWKRLVKKASKNPRIIFLKPVPREILVEYSNQFDVGLAFFPPNNFNLKFALPNKFFEYIQSRLMVLVGPDYEMSPLVRKYQFGVVSKEWTAESMAKSLSRLDKDEINRLKTNANVAALELNSEKQMEVLKKVVEGLI from the coding sequence ATGAAAAGGATATTGATTTTAGCCTACACAGATCTAAAGATGGATCCAAGGCCTTACAGACAAATTAAATCCTTAGGTAATGATTTTGAAGTTCATTCTGCGGGTACTTCGAAAGCAGGAATTGAATATCAATTTCACTTGATTAAAAAGAGATCTTTTATAAATGAGTTGATCAATCTACCTATGTTAAAATTTGGATTTTATGATTCTTTTTATTGGGATAAAGCAAAAAATAGATTTTGCTTGGAAATGAAGAATATTAGCTTTGACCTTGTGATTGCACATGAAATCAGGCTAGTTCCTTTGGCTATTAAAATTGCAGGGTCAGCTCCTGTAATATTGGATGCTCATGAATATTCTCCTTTAAATTTTGACGATGATCCTTTTTGGCGGTTTTTTTATAAAGACTATTACATATTCTTATGCTCTAAATTTATCCCAAAAGTTCAGCAGATGATAACGGTTTCCAAAGGTATTGTTCAAGAATACAAAAAGAATTTCCTAGTGGAACCTGTTTTGGTCACAAACGCATGTGAATTCAAGGATTTGAAACCTAATCCAGTTGGCTCTAAAATTAAGTTGTTGCATCATGGGATTGTCAGTAGTTCCAGAAGTTTGGAAATCATGTTAGATATGATGGATTTTTTAAATAGTGATTTTGAGCTTTATCTTATGCTTGTATTTAGAGATTCCACCAGATTCCATTGGAAGAGACTAGTTAAAAAAGCATCTAAGAATCCAAGGATAATTTTTCTTAAACCGGTACCGAGGGAAATACTGGTTGAGTATTCAAATCAGTTCGATGTCGGATTGGCGTTTTTTCCTCCAAATAACTTCAATTTGAAATTCGCACTTCCCAACAAATTTTTTGAATATATACAATCCAGACTAATGGTTTTGGTAGGCCCTGATTATGAAATGTCTCCTTTAGTTAGAAAGTATCAATTTGGTGTTGTTTCTAAGGAATGGACAGCCGAATCTATGGCTAAATCTTTATCTAGACTCGATAAAGACGAAATAAATAGATTAAAAACAAATGCAAATGTTGCGGCCCTTGAATTAAATTCAGAAAAGCAAATGGAAGTTTTAAAGAAAGTTGTTGAAGGGTTAATATGA
- the hisH gene encoding imidazole glycerol phosphate synthase subunit HisH: protein MISIIDYGMGNLRSVQKACENLNKRAEIVSSPLELKKFDFIILPGVGHFGNAMEKIERKGWDKSIIDAVLGDKKKILGICLGMQLLTNSSEESNGIKGLGLLNAETCKFPISSFKIPHIGWNTIDFKKKSLLDSGFHKNEMYYFVHSYYVKCKIPTDVLCESTYGIAFDSAFESNNIVGFQFHPEKSHRSGLNLLNNFLSQK, encoded by the coding sequence ATGATTTCCATCATTGATTACGGCATGGGGAATTTACGTTCAGTTCAGAAAGCTTGTGAAAACTTGAATAAAAGAGCTGAAATTGTAAGTTCTCCTCTTGAATTAAAAAAGTTTGATTTCATCATATTGCCTGGGGTAGGACATTTTGGTAATGCAATGGAAAAAATTGAAAGGAAAGGTTGGGACAAATCTATAATAGATGCTGTTTTGGGTGATAAAAAAAAAATATTGGGGATTTGTTTGGGTATGCAATTGTTGACAAATTCCAGTGAAGAAAGTAATGGGATTAAAGGTTTAGGACTTTTAAATGCGGAAACCTGCAAATTTCCTATATCATCTTTTAAAATCCCACACATAGGTTGGAATACAATTGATTTTAAAAAAAAATCATTATTAGATTCAGGTTTTCACAAAAATGAAATGTATTATTTTGTTCATTCCTATTATGTGAAATGCAAGATTCCAACTGATGTCTTATGCGAATCAACATATGGGATTGCCTTTGACTCTGCTTTTGAGTCTAATAACATTGTTGGTTTTCAGTTTCATCCAGAAAAAAGTCATAGGTCAGGTTTAAATCTTTTAAACAACTTTTTAAGTCAGAAATAA